The following proteins are co-located in the Fluviicola sp. genome:
- a CDS encoding type II toxin-antitoxin system RelE/ParE family toxin: MPKVIWRQEAIDDLTAIWNYTLQEWSEKQADNYYQTIQSACKEIENNPAIGKVYREVSKNLLGFKSGKHILFYHLVSENELEIIRILHERMDLESQTNE; this comes from the coding sequence ATGCCTAAAGTCATTTGGAGACAGGAAGCAATAGATGATCTGACAGCTATTTGGAATTACACATTGCAGGAGTGGTCTGAAAAGCAAGCCGATAACTATTATCAAACGATCCAATCTGCCTGCAAAGAGATTGAAAACAATCCGGCTATCGGAAAAGTTTACCGGGAAGTAAGCAAGAACTTATTAGGATTCAAATCAGGAAAACATATCCTGTTTTACCACCTGGTTTCGGAAAATGAACTGGAAATCATCCGTATATTACACGAAAGAATGGATTTGGAAAGTCAGACCAATGAATAA
- a CDS encoding SBBP repeat-containing protein — translation MIKHLTSALFILLFLATSPLHAQNFGWAKSFGNSNYSQEGMSITTDASGNVYTTGKGKGTIDFDPGSGVNNLTLDINGDIYIQKLDANGNFLWARSFGFINSIPESGYAIITDPAGNVYTLGVFFGTVDFNPGPGTYNLTAVNDTDLFLLKLDPNGTFIWAKSFGATGFEYAYDLELDHSGNIYIVGTFSGTADLDPHISGVYSITATGAENAFIQKLDADGNFLWAKTFGGDLYTQAASIAIDQSGNSYTAGAFAGTTDFDPGTGTNNTISVQHDAFVVKLDPSGNFVWVRTFGGPESDYATSIDLDALGNVYTTGTFIDTADFDPGTSVDSHICAGGTDAFVQKLDSAGNFLWARTYGGYYTEYLMSMDVDLYGNVYTQGVFNGSGDFDPGSGTTILNSGAVEDFFIQKLSTNGNFLWAQSFGGSSQDWGHDLHVDELGRIYSTGFFGQTVDFDKSPAVSNLTAIGSQDAYILKLFQSEAGIEELNPEIQLTVFPNPSHGATHLSAGKELTDAELFLTDIQGKVVWTASYDSLKNATIQLPETSGIYFLHVKTKEGQQTVKVVRE, via the coding sequence ATGATAAAACACCTTACTTCCGCTCTATTTATCCTTTTGTTCTTGGCAACCAGCCCTTTACATGCCCAGAACTTCGGATGGGCCAAATCATTTGGTAACAGCAACTATTCGCAGGAAGGTATGTCCATTACAACGGATGCTTCGGGAAATGTATACACTACCGGAAAAGGGAAAGGGACCATTGATTTTGATCCGGGGTCGGGCGTCAATAACCTCACACTCGATATCAACGGCGACATCTATATCCAGAAGCTGGATGCAAACGGCAATTTCCTTTGGGCAAGATCCTTCGGATTTATCAATAGCATTCCTGAAAGCGGTTACGCCATTATCACCGATCCGGCAGGCAACGTCTATACACTCGGTGTTTTCTTCGGAACGGTGGATTTTAATCCGGGACCGGGAACGTACAACCTCACCGCTGTAAATGATACAGACCTTTTCCTGCTCAAACTGGATCCAAACGGGACTTTCATCTGGGCGAAATCCTTCGGGGCAACCGGTTTTGAATACGCATACGACCTGGAATTGGATCATTCCGGGAATATCTATATAGTAGGGACTTTTTCAGGTACGGCAGATCTTGATCCGCATATTTCGGGAGTCTATTCCATCACTGCAACAGGAGCGGAAAATGCTTTTATCCAAAAACTGGATGCTGACGGGAATTTCCTCTGGGCAAAAACTTTTGGCGGAGATTTATATACACAAGCTGCTTCCATCGCTATCGACCAATCCGGAAATAGTTATACCGCAGGGGCTTTTGCCGGAACAACTGATTTTGACCCGGGAACGGGTACCAATAACACAATTTCAGTCCAGCATGATGCATTCGTTGTAAAACTGGATCCTTCCGGAAATTTTGTGTGGGTCCGAACATTTGGTGGTCCGGAGTCAGACTATGCGACTTCCATTGACCTTGATGCGCTCGGGAATGTCTATACCACCGGAACGTTTATAGATACGGCAGATTTTGATCCGGGAACAAGTGTCGACAGCCATATTTGTGCAGGCGGAACGGATGCTTTTGTGCAGAAACTGGATTCAGCCGGTAATTTTCTTTGGGCCAGAACTTATGGAGGTTACTACACGGAATACCTGATGAGCATGGATGTAGATCTTTACGGGAATGTGTATACGCAGGGTGTTTTCAACGGCAGCGGGGATTTTGATCCGGGAAGTGGCACAACCATTCTCAACTCTGGTGCTGTTGAGGATTTCTTCATCCAAAAATTAAGCACCAACGGGAATTTCCTGTGGGCACAATCTTTCGGTGGAAGCTCACAGGACTGGGGCCATGATTTGCACGTCGATGAGTTGGGAAGAATCTATTCAACCGGGTTCTTCGGGCAAACGGTTGACTTTGACAAAAGTCCGGCAGTAAGCAATCTCACGGCGATCGGCAGCCAGGACGCATACATCCTGAAGTTGTTCCAAAGTGAGGCCGGTATCGAAGAATTAAACCCCGAAATACAACTCACCGTTTTCCCGAACCCGTCGCATGGAGCGACACACCTTTCAGCCGGGAAAGAACTTACTGATGCTGAATTGTTTCTAACAGATATCCAGGGAAAAGTGGTTTGGACAGCATCTTATGATTCCCTGAAAAATGCCACGATCCAACTTCCGGAAACAAGCGGGATTTATTTCCTGCATGTGAAGACGAAAGAAGGACAGCAAACGGTGAAAGTAGTTCGGGAATAA
- a CDS encoding S46 family peptidase — MKKIVFALVLLTYSLGNIARADEGMWLPFLIGRNYEDMKKHGLKLTQEQIYSINKSSLKDAVISFGGFCTGEIISNQGLILTNHHCGYDAIAANSTKEHNYLDNGFWAKNFKEEIAVPGLTATFMIRMEDVTSQVAKELNSKMTPEERAKKIKEVTDILVADATKGTNYEAFVRDFYDGNEFYLFVQEVFKDIRLVGTPPQSAGKFGGDTDNWEWPRHTADFSMFRIYAGSDNKPAEFSESNVPLKPKHSLPISLKGVKQGDYAMIMGFPGRTNRYLTSYGVDQAISLEQPKIVDIRAKKLEIMKKYMDKDVEVRLHYSSKYAQVANYWKYFIGQTKQLKANHVADKKRKVEEEFTKYAAGKAEYNNVLSDIESSFKATNSVIYLKVYNSEFVRQVGINALVHMYKQMWDAKRNGNDKMYNAIDAAVKPTAEEFYAESSMEIELETLEEVLRMYVRDIPMEQRVGITRSFGADGSGIDAFMSRVKTNSVFISKERYEEAMKNFDLEKISQDPLFILVKDLANAYSAAMGQDAVKSANAKLAAANRAFVKGVREMQPNKKFYPNANSTMRLTYGNVLAYDPRDGAHYDYFTTLDGVMQKEDPTNPEFVVDPRIKELWAKKDYGQYGVNGKLPVNFLSNNDITGGNSGSPVINANGELIGTAFDGNWEAMSGDIYFEPNIQRTISLDVRYTLWLIDKCYGATNLINEMKLVK; from the coding sequence ATGAAAAAAATAGTATTCGCTTTGGTCTTATTGACCTATTCATTGGGTAATATTGCTCGTGCTGATGAGGGGATGTGGCTTCCGTTTTTGATCGGAAGAAACTACGAGGACATGAAAAAACATGGACTGAAACTGACTCAGGAGCAAATTTATTCCATCAATAAATCTTCTTTGAAAGATGCAGTTATCTCTTTCGGAGGATTTTGTACAGGTGAGATTATCTCCAACCAGGGATTGATCTTAACCAACCACCACTGTGGTTACGATGCAATTGCAGCAAATTCAACGAAAGAGCACAATTACCTGGACAATGGTTTTTGGGCTAAGAATTTCAAAGAAGAGATTGCAGTTCCCGGGTTGACAGCTACGTTCATGATCCGCATGGAAGACGTAACTTCCCAGGTTGCAAAGGAATTGAATTCCAAAATGACGCCGGAAGAACGCGCTAAGAAAATCAAAGAAGTAACGGATATCCTGGTAGCCGACGCTACAAAAGGAACAAACTACGAAGCTTTCGTACGTGATTTCTACGATGGAAACGAATTCTATTTGTTCGTTCAGGAAGTGTTCAAAGACATTCGTCTGGTAGGAACTCCTCCGCAATCTGCCGGTAAATTCGGTGGTGATACGGACAACTGGGAGTGGCCACGCCATACTGCCGATTTCTCCATGTTCCGTATTTACGCAGGATCTGATAACAAACCGGCTGAATTCAGCGAATCAAATGTTCCGTTGAAACCGAAGCATTCTTTGCCGATCTCTTTGAAAGGTGTGAAGCAGGGCGATTACGCAATGATCATGGGATTCCCGGGAAGAACGAACCGTTACCTGACTTCTTACGGTGTAGACCAGGCAATTTCTTTGGAGCAACCTAAAATTGTGGATATCCGTGCGAAGAAACTGGAGATCATGAAAAAGTACATGGATAAAGACGTTGAAGTGCGTTTGCATTATTCTTCCAAGTACGCACAGGTAGCAAACTACTGGAAATACTTCATTGGTCAGACCAAACAATTGAAAGCGAATCACGTGGCTGACAAGAAACGCAAAGTAGAAGAGGAGTTTACGAAATACGCTGCCGGAAAAGCAGAATACAACAACGTACTTTCCGATATCGAATCTTCGTTCAAAGCAACAAACAGCGTGATTTACCTGAAAGTTTACAACAGTGAATTCGTTCGCCAGGTTGGAATCAACGCATTGGTGCACATGTACAAGCAAATGTGGGACGCGAAAAGAAACGGGAACGACAAAATGTACAATGCAATCGATGCTGCTGTGAAACCAACTGCAGAAGAATTCTACGCAGAAAGTTCCATGGAAATCGAATTGGAAACGTTGGAAGAAGTATTGAGAATGTACGTTCGCGATATCCCGATGGAACAGCGAGTAGGAATTACCCGTTCATTCGGAGCGGACGGAAGCGGTATTGATGCGTTCATGAGCCGTGTAAAAACAAACTCTGTGTTCATTTCCAAAGAGCGTTACGAAGAAGCTATGAAGAACTTTGACCTGGAAAAAATCAGCCAGGATCCGTTGTTCATTTTGGTGAAAGACTTGGCAAATGCTTATTCAGCTGCAATGGGCCAGGATGCGGTGAAAAGTGCGAACGCGAAATTGGCTGCTGCTAACCGTGCGTTTGTAAAAGGAGTGCGTGAAATGCAGCCGAACAAGAAATTCTACCCGAATGCAAACTCAACGATGCGTTTGACTTACGGAAATGTATTGGCATATGATCCGCGTGACGGAGCTCATTACGATTACTTCACTACTCTGGACGGAGTAATGCAGAAAGAAGATCCTACAAACCCGGAATTCGTTGTTGATCCGCGCATCAAGGAATTGTGGGCGAAAAAAGACTACGGCCAATACGGAGTAAACGGGAAATTACCTGTAAACTTCCTGTCAAACAACGATATCACGGGAGGTAACTCCGGTTCACCGGTAATCAACGCAAACGGGGAATTGATCGGAACGGCATTCGATGGAAACTGGGAAGCAATGTCCGGCGACATCTACTTCGAGCCGAACATCCAGCGCACGATCTCTTTGGACGTTCGTTACACGCTTTGGTTAATCGACAAGTGCTACGGTGCTACGAATTTGATTAATGAGATGAAGTTGGTGAAATAA
- a CDS encoding SIR2 family protein has product MSLNNAIEKILTGNCLLFTGSGFGYGAKNIQDKEFLLGSGLSNLLYQECGITEHDNDLKSASELFLDDRGEHELIEILKREFTLKTITEDHSLIGTLPWKRIYTTNYDQILEHSYIAAGNLLTPVSLIDKIDQYKDFRKLCVHLNGYIDSLTPNSLNHEFKLTNTSYLTTDFINSQWVDLFRSDIQTCDEIIFIGFSTTSDLDISRIIAEKITSIKEKCLFIVGPQESSLNIKRLEKFGEVYKIGLNGFVNEIKEKQKTFTPPEEITYIFKSFKQFSLSDELHSLKDDDFYELMLKGNLNSTLAHQSLIDFNKYPYILKREEVDTFFEKVNGGQLNFVVHSNLGNGKTCYLHCVALTALHQRYNVFKFEQYFDITNAEVERICNLKGKNLIIIDGYSNDLDLIETVERFRKSNTILLIAERSIVNDTIYDALEEKIGNNYTSFNLNHLHNSEVLEFSKLLTSYGLWGKDAGLSLESKRRRINDDFHATIRLTLLDVLKSPDIRSRLTNLIDPLKSNKPFYHASLLILSSNILDFSLTLEELVYLLDEELLNNPSFYNNSQLNELIDFKNRTIKINSSILAESILHSNKYHHDLIPLLVNLVKKLNQTRANKNHHNILKSIISHSRLQKLFNTTEHNDFRKLVIKFFEEIKNLEYCTTNPFFWLQYAMARLEIRDYKVADQFFNSAYAFAQKRANFDTFQLDNHYSRFLLENEIFNGDLESCMPQFLKAHAILNNRNDQNNNRHYPFKVARNYSKFYDSFFKDLPEQDKKIFLISCQEILRRIDEYNSAVEERNRNRVVKDCFEALSSILLKESALLQ; this is encoded by the coding sequence ATGAGTTTAAATAACGCAATAGAAAAAATTTTAACTGGCAATTGCCTACTATTTACGGGTTCCGGATTTGGATATGGCGCAAAAAATATCCAAGATAAAGAATTTCTCTTGGGATCCGGGTTGTCTAATTTACTTTATCAGGAATGTGGTATTACTGAACATGACAATGATTTAAAAAGTGCATCTGAACTTTTTTTAGATGACAGAGGGGAACACGAACTAATCGAAATCTTAAAAAGAGAATTCACCTTAAAAACAATAACAGAAGATCATTCCTTAATAGGAACGTTGCCTTGGAAAAGGATATATACTACGAACTACGACCAAATTCTAGAACACTCCTATATAGCTGCCGGAAATCTTCTTACCCCAGTTTCATTAATTGATAAAATCGATCAATACAAAGACTTTCGAAAGTTATGCGTTCATTTGAATGGGTATATCGATAGCTTAACACCCAATAGTTTAAATCATGAATTTAAACTTACCAATACAAGTTATTTAACTACTGATTTTATCAATTCACAATGGGTGGATTTATTTAGAAGTGACATTCAGACTTGTGACGAGATCATATTTATTGGTTTTTCAACCACTTCAGATTTAGATATTAGTAGAATAATTGCTGAAAAAATAACTTCCATTAAAGAAAAATGTTTATTCATTGTCGGACCACAAGAATCATCACTCAATATAAAAAGACTTGAAAAGTTCGGGGAAGTATATAAAATTGGACTAAACGGTTTCGTTAATGAAATCAAAGAAAAGCAAAAAACTTTCACTCCTCCTGAAGAAATAACATATATATTCAAATCATTCAAGCAATTTTCTTTATCAGATGAATTACATTCTTTAAAGGATGACGATTTTTATGAATTGATGTTAAAAGGCAATCTAAATTCCACTTTAGCGCACCAATCTCTGATTGACTTCAATAAATATCCTTACATTCTAAAAAGAGAGGAAGTTGATACATTCTTCGAAAAAGTAAATGGAGGACAACTAAATTTTGTTGTTCATTCAAATTTAGGAAACGGTAAAACTTGTTACTTACATTGCGTAGCCTTAACAGCCTTACATCAAAGGTACAATGTATTCAAGTTTGAGCAGTATTTTGATATTACAAATGCTGAAGTAGAGAGAATTTGTAATTTAAAAGGTAAAAATCTTATTATTATTGATGGATATAGCAATGATTTAGACCTGATTGAGACGGTTGAACGTTTCAGAAAAAGTAATACAATTCTCTTAATTGCAGAACGTAGCATTGTCAATGATACAATCTACGATGCATTAGAAGAAAAAATCGGTAATAATTATACATCATTTAATCTTAATCATTTACATAATTCAGAAGTTTTAGAGTTTTCAAAATTGTTAACTTCTTATGGACTATGGGGAAAAGATGCCGGATTAAGTCTAGAAAGTAAAAGAAGAAGAATTAATGATGATTTTCACGCCACAATTCGTTTGACTTTATTAGATGTTTTAAAATCTCCCGATATACGTTCCAGATTAACGAACCTTATTGATCCTCTAAAATCCAATAAACCTTTTTATCATGCAAGTTTACTTATTCTTTCAAGTAATATCTTAGACTTCAGTTTAACTCTTGAAGAGTTAGTTTATTTATTAGATGAAGAACTCCTAAATAACCCTTCATTTTATAACAATTCACAATTAAACGAATTAATAGATTTTAAAAATAGAACCATCAAAATCAATTCCTCAATTCTAGCTGAGAGTATTTTACATTCAAACAAATATCATCATGATTTAATTCCCTTATTAGTTAATCTCGTAAAGAAATTAAATCAAACCAGAGCAAATAAAAATCATCACAACATACTTAAATCAATAATATCACACTCAAGATTACAAAAGCTTTTTAATACGACTGAACATAATGACTTTAGAAAACTCGTTATTAAGTTTTTTGAGGAAATTAAAAATCTGGAATATTGTACGACAAATCCATTTTTCTGGTTACAATATGCCATGGCCAGATTAGAAATTAGAGACTATAAAGTAGCTGATCAATTTTTTAACTCGGCATACGCTTTCGCTCAAAAACGAGCAAATTTTGACACTTTTCAATTAGATAATCACTATTCAAGATTTTTGTTGGAAAATGAAATCTTTAACGGTGATTTAGAATCATGTATGCCACAATTTCTAAAAGCTCATGCAATATTAAACAACCGTAACGATCAAAATAACAATCGTCATTACCCATTTAAAGTAGCACGTAATTATTCTAAATTTTACGATTCATTTTTTAAGGATTTACCTGAACAGGACAAAAAAATATTTTTGATCTCTTGTCAAGAAATCTTAAGAAGAATAGATGAATATAATAGCGCCGTTGAAGAACGAAATAGAAATAGAGTCGTAAAAGATTGTTTTGAAGCTTTATCATCAATTCTTTTAAAAGAAAGCGCTTTATTGCAATAG
- a CDS encoding type II toxin-antitoxin system ParD family antitoxin has translation MKNTSVSLGNYFDEFVSKQVSAGRYKNVSEVIRAGLRLLENEESKLTALKSAIQEGLNSERVEDFDFDKHLAKLKSERSSNA, from the coding sequence ATGAAAAACACATCTGTATCACTTGGAAATTATTTTGATGAGTTTGTTAGTAAACAAGTTTCAGCCGGCAGATATAAAAACGTAAGTGAGGTTATCCGTGCGGGACTTCGGCTATTGGAAAACGAAGAAAGCAAATTAACAGCTTTAAAAAGTGCCATTCAGGAAGGACTGAATAGTGAACGGGTTGAGGATTTTGACTTTGATAAACACCTGGCCAAACTGAAATCTGAAAGAAGCAGCAATGCCTAA